In the Malus domestica chromosome 16, GDT2T_hap1 genome, one interval contains:
- the LOC114822116 gene encoding protein REDUCED CHLOROPLAST COVERAGE 2 isoform X4 encodes MAPKTGKAKPHKPKGDKKKKEEKVLPTVIEISIETPDELQVTLKGISTDTILDVRKLLGVHVETCHLTNFSLSHEVRGPKLKDSVDILSLKPSHLTIVEDDYTEEQAVAHIRRLMDIVACTTSFGSSSAPSPKTPGRSNSRGDVPQHKNDDGPNADARAKVLGSIPIVDAESSAASTVSMYPPPKLGQFYDFFSLSHLTPPLHYIRRSTRPFLEDKTEDDLFQMDIRVCSGKPTTIVASSKGFYPAGKRALMVHSLVVLLQQISRPFDVAYNAVMKAFIEHNKFGNLPYGFRANTWVVPPIVADKPSVFPSLPLEDENWGGNGGGQGRDGKHDYSPWAKEFAILKVMPCSTSEERQVRDRKAFLLHSLFVDVSVLKAVTAIKRLVETNHCALNDATFSLVHEESVGDLIVKVTRNMPDASIKVDCKIDGSQVLGIPQEQVTQRNLLKGITADESATVHDTPTLGVVVVRLCGFTAVVRVSSEVNWEGKPVPKDVEIEDQLEGGANALNVNSLRLLLQQSSLPQSSNEVLRTNFEGIHTTRSLVKKVLEDSLLRLQDGPTNNTKSIRWELGACWVQHLQNQASGKTESKKTEQAKIEPVVKGLGKQGGLLKEIKKKMDVRSNKTDQVKDVVGVNNLDIHQNSDITTQEELEKRDAEKETIWRKMLPESSYLRLKESETGLHLQSPDELIEMAHKYYVDTALPKLVADFGSLELSPVDGRTLTDFMHTRGLQLSSLGRVVELADKLPHVRSLCIHEMVVRAYKHILQAVVAAVDNIADLAASIAACLNILLGTPATENGDVDITYDDALKWKWVESFLLKRFGWQWKHETVKDLRKFAILRGLSHKVGLELVPRDYDMDNVSPFRKSDIVSMVPVYKHVACSSADGRTLLESSKTLLDKGKLEEAVNFGTKALSKLVSVCGPYHRMTAGAYSLLAVVLYHTGDFNQATIYQQKALDINERELGLDHPDTMKSYGDLAVFYYRLQHTELALKYVNRALYLLHLTCGPSHPNTAATYINVAMMEEGLGNVHVALRYLHEALKCNQRLLGPDHIQTAASYHAIAIALSLMEAYTLSVQHEQTTLQILQAKLGSEDLRTQDATAWLEYFESKALEQQEAARNGTPKPDASISSKGHLSVSDLLDYITPDADMKARDARKARAKVKGKPGKNEAIVSDGYQKDDILLPSQLVAENSGDKENQSAPPFAEPKHEKVDTSLLDQSIIFEKKDDAAQDDASDEGWQEAVPKGRSPMGRKSFLSRRPSLKKLNTNFVHASQLSRYNGKPNSLTSPKTSPIEPAAFPGPALPVSKKFVKSASFSPKPSNSSMSVSGGTEKHSNPKSAPSTPASIDQVTKSSSVTNPISVQSTGKLFSYKEVALAPPGTIVKAVGEQLPKGNVPIVQLSKVGQEKTATDVTGEVILVKDVEEEEKQKLVGEKVVLALEENGIDVKHTKVQNSVARKSLGVVKHASVGVQVEAEIIELKTTAYEEGQVENAEVTVSNGEISITSQPANTTQNGQLQTQALDSSTKVCPDSEPSFVLTESTTHFMEENSSLLEAKVEEDGSPHDFSDGGIVKQGPTDGEKLDEPETKKETTKKLSAAAPPFNPSLIPVFGSVPVAGSKDHGGILPPPVNIPPMLTISPVRRSPHQSATARVPYGPRLAGGYNRSGSRASRNKHVFHNGENTGDGNHFSPPRVMNPHAAEFVPGQPWIPNGYPASPSDFLPPPSGYPMSPNGYPSSRNDIPVTQNVFPTSPIGSEESLTIINAPLGVETNIKGEAKENNDMSSLEVRCETQKIEEE; translated from the exons ATGACTACACAGAAGAGCAAGCCGTGGCACACATCCGGCGACTGATGGACATCGTCGCTTGCACGACATCTTTTGGTTCGTCATCCGCTCCTTCACCTAAAACGCCTGGCCGGTCAAACTCAAGGGGCGACGTACCGCAGCACAAAAACGACGACGGGCCCAATGCAGATGCAAGGGCCAAAGTTTTGGGTTCAATTCCGATCGTTGATGCCGAGTCATCTGCTGCCTCGACTGTGTCAATGTATCCTCCTCCAAAGCTCGGGCAGTTCTACGATTTCTTTTCCTTGTCTCACCTTACGCCTCCTCTCCACT ACATAAGAAGATCTACGCGTCCGTTCCTTGAGGATAAGACAGAAGACGACTTGTTTCAAATGGAC ATTCGGGTTTGTAGCGGGAAGCCGACGACAATCGTGGCTTCCAGTAAAGGATTCTACCCTGCTGGAAAACGAGCTCTAATGGTTCACTCTTTGGTTGTTCTTCTTCAGCAAATTAGTAGGCCATTTGATGTT GCATACAACGCTGTTATGAAGGCTTTCATTGAGCACAATAAA TTTGGAAACCTTCCCTACGGTTTTCGCGCAAACACATGGGTTGTCCCTCCAATTGTTGCTGATAAACCGTCAGTTTTCCCATCACTTCCTTTGGAAGACGAAAACTGGGGAGGAAACGGAGGTGGTCAGGGAAGAGACGGTAAACATGATTACAGTCCATGGGCAAAAGAGTTTGCCATTTTAAAAGTAATGCCTTGCTCAACATCAGAGGAGAGGCAAGTCCGAGACCGCAAGGCTTTTTTGCTTCACAGTTTATTTGTGGACGTCTCTGTTCTTAAAGCTGTTACAGCAATTAAGCGTCTAGTTGAGACTAACCATTGTGCCTTAAATGATGCCACTTTTTCACTTGTTCACGAGGAAAGTGTTGGAGATTTAATCGTTAAGGTGACCAGAAATATGCCCGATGCAAGTATAAAGGTAGACTGTAAAATCGATGGCAGCCAAGTTCTTGGAATTCCGCAAGAACAAGTTACTCAGAGAAACCTACTCAAAGGAATAACAGCTGACGAAAGTGCAACTGTTCAT GATACTCCTACACTGGGTGTTGTGGTTGTCAGACTTTGTGGGTTTACGGCTGTTGTGAGGGTTTCAAGTGAGGTGAATTGGGAAGGAAAACCTGTTCCTAAGGACGTTGAAATTGAGGACCAGCTTGAAGGTGGTGCTAATGCTTTGAATGTTAATAG CTTGAGACTGTTATTGCAACAGTCCTCCCTGCCTCAATCATCAAATGAAGTTCTACGTACAAATTTTGAAGGTATACATACTACTAGATCTCTCGTGAAGAAAGTACTTGAAGACAGTCTGTTAAGATTGCAGGATGGACCCACTAATAATACTAAGTCCATTAGATGGGAGCTAGGAGCATGTTGGGTACAACATTTGCAAAATCAAGCTTCGGGAAAAACTGAATCTAAAAAAACTGAACAAGCTAAGATTGAGCCGGTTGTTAAGGGTCTTGGAAAGCAAGGGGGGTTACTAAaggaaattaaaaagaaaatggatGTCAGGAGCAACAAAACTGACCAGGTGAAGGATGTTGTTGGGGTTAACAACCTTGATATACATCAGAATTCTGATATCACTACTCAGGAGGAATTAGAAAAGCGAGATGCAGAAAAGGAAACTATTTGGAGAAAGATGCTTCCTGAATCGTCATATTTGCGCCTCAAAGAATCAGAAACTGGTCTTCACCTTCAG TCACCCGATGAGTTGATTGAAATGGCACATAAATACTATGTTGACACTGCACTTCCAAAACTG GTTGCAGATTTTGGCTCCCTTGAACTTTCACCAGTCGATGGAAGGACATTGACAGATTTTATGCATACTAGGGGTTTGCAATTGTCTTCCCTAGGACGTGTG GTTGAACTTGCAGATAAGCTCCCTCATGTACGATCACTTTGTATCCatgagatggttgtgcgagccTATAAACACATACTCCAAGCAGTTGTAGCAGCAGTTGATAATATTGCAGACTTGGCTGCATCAATAGCGGCATGTTTAAATATATTGCTAGGAACACCAGCAACTGAAAATGGGGATGTAGATATTACTTATGATGATGCATTAAAATGGAAATGGGTGGAAAGTTTCCTTTTGAAGAGGTTTGGGTGGCAATGGAAACACGAAACTGTTAAGGATCTAAGGAAGTTTGCCATTCTCCGTGGATTGTCCCACAAG GTTGGACTTGAGCTTGTTCCTAGGGACTACGATATGGACAATGTATCTCCTTTTCGGAAATCAGATATAGTAAGCATGGTCCCTGTATATAAG CACGTTGCATGTTCATCAGCGGATGGGCGTACACTCTTAGAATCGTCCAAGACTTTGTTGGATAAAGGTAAACTGGAGGAAGCGGTTAATTTTGGCACTAAG GCACTCTCAAAACTAGTGTCCGTATGTGGGCCTTATCATCGAATGACAGCGGGAGCATATAGTCTTCTTGCTGTAGTATTGTACCACACTGGGGATTTCAACCAGGCGACCATTTATCAGCAAAAGGCATTGGATATCAATGAGAGGGAGCTTGGACTTGATCATCCTGATACGATGAAAAGTTATGGGGATTTGGCTGTTTTCTATTACAGACTTCAACATACAGAGTTGGCCCTCAA GTACGTCAATCGTGCTTTGTATCTTTTGCATCTAACATGTGGGCCGTCTCATCCAAATACGGCTGCCACCTATATTAACGTGGCAATGATGGAAGAAGGTTTGGGGAATGTCCATGTTGCTCTTAGGTATCTCCATGAAGCGCTAAAGTGCAATCAAAGGCTACTTGGACCTGATCATATacag ACCGCTGCTAGCTATCATGCCATTGCTATAGCACTCTCTTTGATGGAAGCTTACACATTAAGTGTTCAGCACGAACAAACTACCTTACAGATACTGCAAGCAAAACTTGGCTCTGAGGATCTACGCACACAG GATGCCACTGCATGGCTTGAGTATTTCGAGTCTAAGGCTTTGGAGCAGCAAGAAGCTGCACGCAATGGTACTCCAAAGCCAGATGCCTCTATCTCCAGCAAAGGACATTTAAG TGTGTCAGACCTTTTGGATTATATAACACCAGATGCTGATATGAAAGCAAGGGATGCAAGAAAAGCTCGTGCAAAG GTTAAAGGAAAACCAGGAAAAAACGAGGCAATAGTCTCAGATGGATACCAGAAGGACGACATTTTGTTACCAAGTCAGCTTGTTGCTGAGAATTCAGGTGATAAAGAGAACCAGTCTGCACCTCCATTTGCAGAACCTAAGCATGAGAAAGTTGATACAAGTCTACTGGATCAATCAATAATATTCGAAAAAAAAGATGATGCGGCACAAGATGATGCCTCAGATGAAGGTTGGCAAGAAGCAGTTCCTAAAGGTCGTTCACCCATGGGTCGCAAATCCTTTCTGTCAAGGAGACCAAGCCTCAAAAAACTGAATACTAATTTTGTGCATGCATCCCAATTATCACGATACAATGGAAAGCCTAATAGTTTGACATCTCCAAAAACAAGCCCAATTGAGCCTGCTGCTTTTCCTGGACCTGCTCTTCCCGTTTCAAAAAAGTTTGTTAAGAGTGCAAGCTTCAGTCCTAAGCCAAGCAACTCTAGCATGTCAGTTAGTGGAGGGACAGAGAAGCACTCAAACCCAAAGTCAGCTCCTTCTACTCCAGCTTCTATTGATCAAGTTACCAAGTCATCTTCTGTGACAAATCCAATCAGTGTTCAGTCAACTGGAAAACTTTTCTCCTATAAAGAAGTTGCATTGGCTCCTCCTGGAACAATTGTGAAGGCAGTGGGAGAGCAATTACCAAAAGGAAATGTTCCTATTGTACAACTTTCTAAGGTTGGCCAGGAGAAAACTGCAACAGATGTTACCGGTGAAGTGATACTAGTTAAAGATGTCGAGGAAGAGGAAAAGCAAAAACTTGTGGGAGAGAAAGTGGTTTTGGCTCTTGAGGAAAATGGTATTGATGTAAAACATACAAAAGTGCAGAACTCTGTGGCAAGGAAATCTCTGGGAGTTGTAAAGCATGCTAGTGTTGGAGTACAAGTGGAAGCTGAGATCATAGAACTGAAAACCACTGCTTATGAAGAAGGACAAGTAGAAAATGCCGAAGTCACAGTTTCAAACGGTGAGATTTCTATTACTTCCCAACCCGCAAACACTACTCAAAATGGACAATTGCAAACTCAAGCGCTGGACAGTTCGACCAAGGTTTGCCCTGATTCAGAACCTTCATTTGTTTTAACTGAAAGCACAACTCACTTTATGGAAGAAAATTCTTCCCTTTTGGAAGCAAAGGTTGAAGAAGATGGAAGTCCACATGATTTCTCTGATGGTGGGATAGTTAAGCAAGGGCCAACTGATGGAGAAAAGTTAGATGAACCAGAAACTAAAAAAGAGACCACCAAGAAACTTTCTGCAGCCGCACCACCTTTCAATCCATCCCTAATACCAGTTTTTGGTTCAGTTCCAGTGGCAGGTTCCAAAGATCATGGAGGGATTTTGCCCCCACCAGTAAATATTCCTCCTATGCTTACGATCAGTCCTGTTCGTAGATCACCTCATCAGTCAGCAACAGCAAGGGTTCCGTATGGTCCACGATTGGCTGGTGGATATAATAGATCTGGAAGTCGGGCTTCACGTAATAAACATGTCTTCCACAATGGTGAGAACACAGGGGATGGAAATCACTTTAGTCCACCTAGAGTAATGAACCCACATGCGGCAGAGTTTGTACCTGGCCAACCTTGGATTCCCAATGGCTATCCAGCATCTCCTAGTGATTTTTTGCCTCCCCCAAGTGGTTATCCCATGTCCCCAAATGGATATCCATCGTCGCGTAATGATATTCCAGTGACTCAAAATGTGTTCCCAACATCTCCAATCGGTTCAGAAGAGTCATTAACAATTATAAATGCTCCACTTGGTgttgaaacaaatattaaagGTGAAGCAAAAGAGAATAATGACATGTCTTCATTAGAAGTTAGATGCGAGACgcaaaaaattgaagaagagtAG
- the LOC114822116 gene encoding protein REDUCED CHLOROPLAST COVERAGE 2 isoform X5 — protein sequence MSFDQFLLITRDDYTEEQAVAHIRRLMDIVACTTSFGSSSAPSPKTPGRSNSRGDVPQHKNDDGPNADARAKVLGSIPIVDAESSAASTVSMYPPPKLGQFYDFFSLSHLTPPLHYIRRSTRPFLEDKTEDDLFQMDIRVCSGKPTTIVASSKGFYPAGKRALMVHSLVVLLQQISRPFDVAYNAVMKAFIEHNKFGNLPYGFRANTWVVPPIVADKPSVFPSLPLEDENWGGNGGGQGRDGKHDYSPWAKEFAILKVMPCSTSEERQVRDRKAFLLHSLFVDVSVLKAVTAIKRLVETNHCALNDATFSLVHEESVGDLIVKVTRNMPDASIKVDCKIDGSQVLGIPQEQVTQRNLLKGITADESATVHDTPTLGVVVVRLCGFTAVVRVSSEVNWEGKPVPKDVEIEDQLEGGANALNVNSLRLLLQQSSLPQSSNEVLRTNFEGIHTTRSLVKKVLEDSLLRLQDGPTNNTKSIRWELGACWVQHLQNQASGKTESKKTEQAKIEPVVKGLGKQGGLLKEIKKKMDVRSNKTDQVKDVVGVNNLDIHQNSDITTQEELEKRDAEKETIWRKMLPESSYLRLKESETGLHLQSPDELIEMAHKYYVDTALPKLVADFGSLELSPVDGRTLTDFMHTRGLQLSSLGRVVELADKLPHVRSLCIHEMVVRAYKHILQAVVAAVDNIADLAASIAACLNILLGTPATENGDVDITYDDALKWKWVESFLLKRFGWQWKHETVKDLRKFAILRGLSHKVGLELVPRDYDMDNVSPFRKSDIVSMVPVYKHVACSSADGRTLLESSKTLLDKGKLEEAVNFGTKALSKLVSVCGPYHRMTAGAYSLLAVVLYHTGDFNQATIYQQKALDINERELGLDHPDTMKSYGDLAVFYYRLQHTELALKYVNRALYLLHLTCGPSHPNTAATYINVAMMEEGLGNVHVALRYLHEALKCNQRLLGPDHIQTAASYHAIAIALSLMEAYTLSVQHEQTTLQILQAKLGSEDLRTQDATAWLEYFESKALEQQEAARNGTPKPDASISSKGHLSVSDLLDYITPDADMKARDARKARAKVKGKPGKNEAIVSDGYQKDDILLPSQLVAENSGDKENQSAPPFAEPKHEKVDTSLLDQSIIFEKKDDAAQDDASDEGWQEAVPKGRSPMGRKSFLSRRPSLKKLNTNFVHASQLSRYNGKPNSLTSPKTSPIEPAAFPGPALPVSKKFVKSASFSPKPSNSSMSVSGGTEKHSNPKSAPSTPASIDQVTKSSSVTNPISVQSTGKLFSYKEVALAPPGTIVKAVGEQLPKGNVPIVQLSKVGQEKTATDVTGEVILVKDVEEEEKQKLVGEKVVLALEENGIDVKHTKVQNSVARKSLGVVKHASVGVQVEAEIIELKTTAYEEGQVENAEVTVSNGEISITSQPANTTQNGQLQTQALDSSTKVCPDSEPSFVLTESTTHFMEENSSLLEAKVEEDGSPHDFSDGGIVKQGPTDGEKLDEPETKKETTKKLSAAAPPFNPSLIPVFGSVPVAGSKDHGGILPPPVNIPPMLTISPVRRSPHQSATARVPYGPRLAGGYNRSGSRASRNKHVFHNGENTGDGNHFSPPRVMNPHAAEFVPGQPWIPNGYPASPSDFLPPPSGYPMSPNGYPSSRNDIPVTQNVFPTSPIGSEESLTIINAPLGVETNIKGEAKENNDMSSLEVRCETQKIEEE from the exons ATGACTACACAGAAGAGCAAGCCGTGGCACACATCCGGCGACTGATGGACATCGTCGCTTGCACGACATCTTTTGGTTCGTCATCCGCTCCTTCACCTAAAACGCCTGGCCGGTCAAACTCAAGGGGCGACGTACCGCAGCACAAAAACGACGACGGGCCCAATGCAGATGCAAGGGCCAAAGTTTTGGGTTCAATTCCGATCGTTGATGCCGAGTCATCTGCTGCCTCGACTGTGTCAATGTATCCTCCTCCAAAGCTCGGGCAGTTCTACGATTTCTTTTCCTTGTCTCACCTTACGCCTCCTCTCCACT ACATAAGAAGATCTACGCGTCCGTTCCTTGAGGATAAGACAGAAGACGACTTGTTTCAAATGGAC ATTCGGGTTTGTAGCGGGAAGCCGACGACAATCGTGGCTTCCAGTAAAGGATTCTACCCTGCTGGAAAACGAGCTCTAATGGTTCACTCTTTGGTTGTTCTTCTTCAGCAAATTAGTAGGCCATTTGATGTT GCATACAACGCTGTTATGAAGGCTTTCATTGAGCACAATAAA TTTGGAAACCTTCCCTACGGTTTTCGCGCAAACACATGGGTTGTCCCTCCAATTGTTGCTGATAAACCGTCAGTTTTCCCATCACTTCCTTTGGAAGACGAAAACTGGGGAGGAAACGGAGGTGGTCAGGGAAGAGACGGTAAACATGATTACAGTCCATGGGCAAAAGAGTTTGCCATTTTAAAAGTAATGCCTTGCTCAACATCAGAGGAGAGGCAAGTCCGAGACCGCAAGGCTTTTTTGCTTCACAGTTTATTTGTGGACGTCTCTGTTCTTAAAGCTGTTACAGCAATTAAGCGTCTAGTTGAGACTAACCATTGTGCCTTAAATGATGCCACTTTTTCACTTGTTCACGAGGAAAGTGTTGGAGATTTAATCGTTAAGGTGACCAGAAATATGCCCGATGCAAGTATAAAGGTAGACTGTAAAATCGATGGCAGCCAAGTTCTTGGAATTCCGCAAGAACAAGTTACTCAGAGAAACCTACTCAAAGGAATAACAGCTGACGAAAGTGCAACTGTTCAT GATACTCCTACACTGGGTGTTGTGGTTGTCAGACTTTGTGGGTTTACGGCTGTTGTGAGGGTTTCAAGTGAGGTGAATTGGGAAGGAAAACCTGTTCCTAAGGACGTTGAAATTGAGGACCAGCTTGAAGGTGGTGCTAATGCTTTGAATGTTAATAG CTTGAGACTGTTATTGCAACAGTCCTCCCTGCCTCAATCATCAAATGAAGTTCTACGTACAAATTTTGAAGGTATACATACTACTAGATCTCTCGTGAAGAAAGTACTTGAAGACAGTCTGTTAAGATTGCAGGATGGACCCACTAATAATACTAAGTCCATTAGATGGGAGCTAGGAGCATGTTGGGTACAACATTTGCAAAATCAAGCTTCGGGAAAAACTGAATCTAAAAAAACTGAACAAGCTAAGATTGAGCCGGTTGTTAAGGGTCTTGGAAAGCAAGGGGGGTTACTAAaggaaattaaaaagaaaatggatGTCAGGAGCAACAAAACTGACCAGGTGAAGGATGTTGTTGGGGTTAACAACCTTGATATACATCAGAATTCTGATATCACTACTCAGGAGGAATTAGAAAAGCGAGATGCAGAAAAGGAAACTATTTGGAGAAAGATGCTTCCTGAATCGTCATATTTGCGCCTCAAAGAATCAGAAACTGGTCTTCACCTTCAG TCACCCGATGAGTTGATTGAAATGGCACATAAATACTATGTTGACACTGCACTTCCAAAACTG GTTGCAGATTTTGGCTCCCTTGAACTTTCACCAGTCGATGGAAGGACATTGACAGATTTTATGCATACTAGGGGTTTGCAATTGTCTTCCCTAGGACGTGTG GTTGAACTTGCAGATAAGCTCCCTCATGTACGATCACTTTGTATCCatgagatggttgtgcgagccTATAAACACATACTCCAAGCAGTTGTAGCAGCAGTTGATAATATTGCAGACTTGGCTGCATCAATAGCGGCATGTTTAAATATATTGCTAGGAACACCAGCAACTGAAAATGGGGATGTAGATATTACTTATGATGATGCATTAAAATGGAAATGGGTGGAAAGTTTCCTTTTGAAGAGGTTTGGGTGGCAATGGAAACACGAAACTGTTAAGGATCTAAGGAAGTTTGCCATTCTCCGTGGATTGTCCCACAAG GTTGGACTTGAGCTTGTTCCTAGGGACTACGATATGGACAATGTATCTCCTTTTCGGAAATCAGATATAGTAAGCATGGTCCCTGTATATAAG CACGTTGCATGTTCATCAGCGGATGGGCGTACACTCTTAGAATCGTCCAAGACTTTGTTGGATAAAGGTAAACTGGAGGAAGCGGTTAATTTTGGCACTAAG GCACTCTCAAAACTAGTGTCCGTATGTGGGCCTTATCATCGAATGACAGCGGGAGCATATAGTCTTCTTGCTGTAGTATTGTACCACACTGGGGATTTCAACCAGGCGACCATTTATCAGCAAAAGGCATTGGATATCAATGAGAGGGAGCTTGGACTTGATCATCCTGATACGATGAAAAGTTATGGGGATTTGGCTGTTTTCTATTACAGACTTCAACATACAGAGTTGGCCCTCAA GTACGTCAATCGTGCTTTGTATCTTTTGCATCTAACATGTGGGCCGTCTCATCCAAATACGGCTGCCACCTATATTAACGTGGCAATGATGGAAGAAGGTTTGGGGAATGTCCATGTTGCTCTTAGGTATCTCCATGAAGCGCTAAAGTGCAATCAAAGGCTACTTGGACCTGATCATATacag ACCGCTGCTAGCTATCATGCCATTGCTATAGCACTCTCTTTGATGGAAGCTTACACATTAAGTGTTCAGCACGAACAAACTACCTTACAGATACTGCAAGCAAAACTTGGCTCTGAGGATCTACGCACACAG GATGCCACTGCATGGCTTGAGTATTTCGAGTCTAAGGCTTTGGAGCAGCAAGAAGCTGCACGCAATGGTACTCCAAAGCCAGATGCCTCTATCTCCAGCAAAGGACATTTAAG TGTGTCAGACCTTTTGGATTATATAACACCAGATGCTGATATGAAAGCAAGGGATGCAAGAAAAGCTCGTGCAAAG GTTAAAGGAAAACCAGGAAAAAACGAGGCAATAGTCTCAGATGGATACCAGAAGGACGACATTTTGTTACCAAGTCAGCTTGTTGCTGAGAATTCAGGTGATAAAGAGAACCAGTCTGCACCTCCATTTGCAGAACCTAAGCATGAGAAAGTTGATACAAGTCTACTGGATCAATCAATAATATTCGAAAAAAAAGATGATGCGGCACAAGATGATGCCTCAGATGAAGGTTGGCAAGAAGCAGTTCCTAAAGGTCGTTCACCCATGGGTCGCAAATCCTTTCTGTCAAGGAGACCAAGCCTCAAAAAACTGAATACTAATTTTGTGCATGCATCCCAATTATCACGATACAATGGAAAGCCTAATAGTTTGACATCTCCAAAAACAAGCCCAATTGAGCCTGCTGCTTTTCCTGGACCTGCTCTTCCCGTTTCAAAAAAGTTTGTTAAGAGTGCAAGCTTCAGTCCTAAGCCAAGCAACTCTAGCATGTCAGTTAGTGGAGGGACAGAGAAGCACTCAAACCCAAAGTCAGCTCCTTCTACTCCAGCTTCTATTGATCAAGTTACCAAGTCATCTTCTGTGACAAATCCAATCAGTGTTCAGTCAACTGGAAAACTTTTCTCCTATAAAGAAGTTGCATTGGCTCCTCCTGGAACAATTGTGAAGGCAGTGGGAGAGCAATTACCAAAAGGAAATGTTCCTATTGTACAACTTTCTAAGGTTGGCCAGGAGAAAACTGCAACAGATGTTACCGGTGAAGTGATACTAGTTAAAGATGTCGAGGAAGAGGAAAAGCAAAAACTTGTGGGAGAGAAAGTGGTTTTGGCTCTTGAGGAAAATGGTATTGATGTAAAACATACAAAAGTGCAGAACTCTGTGGCAAGGAAATCTCTGGGAGTTGTAAAGCATGCTAGTGTTGGAGTACAAGTGGAAGCTGAGATCATAGAACTGAAAACCACTGCTTATGAAGAAGGACAAGTAGAAAATGCCGAAGTCACAGTTTCAAACGGTGAGATTTCTATTACTTCCCAACCCGCAAACACTACTCAAAATGGACAATTGCAAACTCAAGCGCTGGACAGTTCGACCAAGGTTTGCCCTGATTCAGAACCTTCATTTGTTTTAACTGAAAGCACAACTCACTTTATGGAAGAAAATTCTTCCCTTTTGGAAGCAAAGGTTGAAGAAGATGGAAGTCCACATGATTTCTCTGATGGTGGGATAGTTAAGCAAGGGCCAACTGATGGAGAAAAGTTAGATGAACCAGAAACTAAAAAAGAGACCACCAAGAAACTTTCTGCAGCCGCACCACCTTTCAATCCATCCCTAATACCAGTTTTTGGTTCAGTTCCAGTGGCAGGTTCCAAAGATCATGGAGGGATTTTGCCCCCACCAGTAAATATTCCTCCTATGCTTACGATCAGTCCTGTTCGTAGATCACCTCATCAGTCAGCAACAGCAAGGGTTCCGTATGGTCCACGATTGGCTGGTGGATATAATAGATCTGGAAGTCGGGCTTCACGTAATAAACATGTCTTCCACAATGGTGAGAACACAGGGGATGGAAATCACTTTAGTCCACCTAGAGTAATGAACCCACATGCGGCAGAGTTTGTACCTGGCCAACCTTGGATTCCCAATGGCTATCCAGCATCTCCTAGTGATTTTTTGCCTCCCCCAAGTGGTTATCCCATGTCCCCAAATGGATATCCATCGTCGCGTAATGATATTCCAGTGACTCAAAATGTGTTCCCAACATCTCCAATCGGTTCAGAAGAGTCATTAACAATTATAAATGCTCCACTTGGTgttgaaacaaatattaaagGTGAAGCAAAAGAGAATAATGACATGTCTTCATTAGAAGTTAGATGCGAGACgcaaaaaattgaagaagagtAG